Proteins encoded together in one Coffea arabica cultivar ET-39 chromosome 2c, Coffea Arabica ET-39 HiFi, whole genome shotgun sequence window:
- the LOC140035170 gene encoding probable ubiquitin-like-specific protease 2A isoform X2, whose translation MVKPSKSSSNKSNNNSINKNKLSVYDFDCEDHQVEKDSQKILSKFKTKIPNSNQNKFSYSPVDKHCFLRSFTQGTKTIEENFEIKPVDIDSCFDAMGERICKNIPLFVDSEDEQGSDEVLRNEPICLDSDDDLGNKCVSSISSSDSAGDEGSCEEQPLNHDSEAAVIVKPDCIIWGHMHSTTSQLTFSSRSIKLEGSTLFGTKRSFHFNWSINHLVKISSLWCREVETAILDLYVKCEDENAAEIDSRFPGIVKLKFAVNDPQWSEKQQTIESLDVIYKASWCTVVDIDPLQNEFPCLEQKSMSFSRDCFPNDFFEDIIYPQGDPDAVLISKKDIDLLQPATFINDTIIDFYVKYLEQKIEPEEKHRFHFFNSFFFRKLADLDKDRSTACEGRAAFQRVHKWTRKVNLFEKDYLFIPVNFSLHWSLIVVCHPGEAAYYKGEVVDKSSKVPCILHMDSIRGIHRGLKNLFQTYLLEEWRERHVELSEEVPTNFLNLPFISLKLPQQENSFDCGLFLLYYVERFLQQAPVNFNPNTEASNFLNKEWFHPAEASSRRDYIKKLIYKVSNDNAHKNSAVANEPQYSSHYMVEGEVSDESLLETCDGKEACRGGYSAPHADEETPETSQAANPMEYLQPLGRPNFIRGDILGEGHTAGSVAKQTHQFHGKSEPHDQICNNMSPIEEEEAPWEQTASVDRQAVASVKQISMHLDYEDVEILDVKSLNSLEMQDEEAVVPRVLHVLDSEARDKKNDTSSMSREELDCCVVEDSVEENGRFDTNDNENPLSCEATTVAFYDLEVESPSNTNIKANPSKAVAASEEERDIESVNVLTSSYRRRGRILSKYSHC comes from the exons ATGGTGAAGCCGAGCAAGAGCAGCAGCAACAAAAGCAACAACAATTCAATCAACAAGAATAAATTATCGGTCTATGATTTCGACTGCGAAGACCATCAGGTCGAGAAGGATTCCCAAAAAATTctgtcaaaattcaaaacaaaaatccCTAACTCCAACCAAAATAAATTCTCCTATTCTCCTGTCGATAAACACTGCTTCCTCCGATCCT TTACCCAAGGAACTAAGACTATTGAAGAGAATTTTGAAATTAAGCCGGTGGATATTGACAGTTGCTTTGATGCCATGGGAGAGAGAATTTGTAAG AATATACCACTTTTTGTAGATTCAGAGGATGAGCAAGGTAGTGATGAGGTTCTGCGTAATGAGCCTATCTGTCTAGATTCAGATGATGATCTCGGAAATAAATGTGTGTCATCAATTTCTTCCTCAGATTCTGCAGGAGATGAAG GTTCATGTGAAGAGCAGCCACTGAATCATGACAGT GAAGCAGCTGTCATTGTTAAACCTGATTGCATTATCTGGGGGCATATGCACTCTACTACTTCTCAGTTGACATTTTCTAGCAGATCCATTAAGCTAGAAGGGTCAACTCTTTTTGGAACAAAGAGATCTTTTCATTTTAACTGGTCGATTAATCATCTTGTAAAAATCAGTTCGCTCTGGTGTAGAGAA gTTGAAACTGCTATATTGGACCTCTATGTAAAATGTGAGGATGAAAATGCAGCTGAAATTGACAGCAGATTTCCAG GCATTGTGAAGTTAAAATTTGCTGTCAATGACCCTCAGTGGTCTGAGAAACAACAAACAATTGAATCTCTGGATGTGATATACAAGGCTTCTTGGTGTACTGTTGTAGA TATTGATCCTCTGCAGAATGAATTTCCTTGTCTTGAGCAGAAGTCGATGTCTTTTTCAAGGGATTGTTTTCCTAA TGACTTCTTTGAAGATATTATCTATCCACAAGGGGATCCAGATGCCGTTTTAATTAGCAAAAAAGATATTGACCTATTGCAGCCAGCTACTTTCATCAATGACACTATTATCGACTTTTATGTCAA ATACCTTGAGCAGAAGATTGAACCAGAAGAGAAGCATAGATTCCATTTTTTCAACAGTTTTTTCTTTAGAAAGCTGGCTGATCTAGACAAAGACCGATCTACAGCTTGTGAAGGAAGAGCAGCGTTTCAACGTGTTCATAAGTGGACAAGAAAAGTGAATCTATTTGAAAAAGATTACTTATTTATTCCTGTAAACTTCAG TCTACATTGGAGTTTGATTGTTGTCTGTCACCCTGGCGAAGCGGCTTACTATAAAG GTGAAGTGGTGGATAAGTCATCCAAAGTTCCATGTATTTTACACATGGACTCTATCAGAGGAATCCATAGAGGCCTCAAGAATCTTTTCCAAAC tTACTTGTTGGAAGAGTGGAGAGAGAGGCACGTTGAGCTATCTGAAGAAGTTCCAACcaattttttgaacttaccaTTTATCAGTCTGaag CTGCCACAGCAGGAAAACTCATTTGATTGTGGTCTTTTCCTCCTTTATTATGTGGAACGCTTTCTGCAGCAAGCTCCAGTAAACTTCAATCCTAACACTGAAGCTTCTAACTTT CTCAACAAGGAATGGTTCCATCCTGCAGAAGCTTCTAGCAGACGTGATTACATCAAAAAACTAATCTACAAAGTTTCCAATGACAATGCTCATAAAAATTCTGCAGTTGCCAATGAACCTCAATATTCTTCACATTATATGGTTGAGGGAGAAGTTAGTGATGAATCTCTTCTGGAAACGTGTGATGGGAAAGAAGCATGCAGGGGTGGTTACTCTGCTCCACATGCTGATGAAGAGACTCCTGAAACATCACAGGCAGCAAATCCTATGGAATATCTGCAGCCTTTAGGTCGACCAAATTTTATTCGTGGGGATATTTTGGGTGAAGGACATACAGCAGGGTCTGTTGCAAAGCAAACTCATCAATTTCATGGGAAATCAGAACCACATGATCAGATCTGCAATAACATGTCACCGATAGAG GAAGAGGAAGCACCTTGGGAGCAAACAGCATCAGTGGACAGGCAAGCAGTTGCCAGTGTCAAGCAAATTTCTATGCATCTTGATTACGAGGATGTGGAAATTTTGGATGTCAAGTCCCTAAATTCATTAGAGATGCAGGACGAAGAAGCTGTTGTCCCGAGGGTGCTACATGTTCTAGATTCTGAAGCTAGGGACAAAAAGAATGATACTTCTTCAATGTCAAGAGAGGAACTTGATTGCTGTGTTGTTGAAGATTCTGTGGAGGAAAATGGGAGGTTTGATACCAATGATAACGAAAATCCTCTTTCCTGTGAAGCCACAACTGTGGCCTTTTACGATCTGGAGGTAGAATCTCCCAGTAATACAAACATCAAAGCTAATCCCAGCAAGGCGGTTGCTGCATCAGAAGAAGAGCGGGACATAGAAAGTGTGAATGTTCTTACGAGTAGTTATAGAAGACGCGGAAGAATTCTGTCAAAATATTCACATTGTTGA
- the LOC140035170 gene encoding probable ubiquitin-like-specific protease 2B isoform X3: MGERICKVDTSVSGRSDYQLLVHSKCAFPGERYCTWKDRKPGNIPLFVDSEDEQGSDEVLRNEPICLDSDDDLGNKCVSSISSSDSAGDEGSCEEQPLNHDSEAAVIVKPDCIIWGHMHSTTSQLTFSSRSIKLEGSTLFGTKRSFHFNWSINHLVKISSLWCREVETAILDLYVKCEDENAAEIDSRFPGIVKLKFAVNDPQWSEKQQTIESLDVIYKASWCTVVDIDPLQNEFPCLEQKSMSFSRDCFPNDFFEDIIYPQGDPDAVLISKKDIDLLQPATFINDTIIDFYVKYLEQKIEPEEKHRFHFFNSFFFRKLADLDKDRSTACEGRAAFQRVHKWTRKVNLFEKDYLFIPVNFSLHWSLIVVCHPGEAAYYKGEVVDKSSKVPCILHMDSIRGIHRGLKNLFQTYLLEEWRERHVELSEEVPTNFLNLPFISLKLPQQENSFDCGLFLLYYVERFLQQAPVNFNPNTEASNFLNKEWFHPAEASSRRDYIKKLIYKVSNDNAHKNSAVANEPQYSSHYMVEGEVSDESLLETCDGKEACRGGYSAPHADEETPETSQAANPMEYLQPLGRPNFIRGDILGEGHTAGSVAKQTHQFHGKSEPHDQICNNMSPIEEEEAPWEQTASVDRQAVASVKQISMHLDYEDVEILDVKSLNSLEMQDEEAVVPRVLHVLDSEARDKKNDTSSMSREELDCCVVEDSVEENGRFDTNDNENPLSCEATTVAFYDLEVESPSNTNIKANPSKAVAASEEERDIESVNVLTSSYRRRGRILSKYSHC, encoded by the exons ATGGGAGAGAGAATTTGTAAGGTGGATACATCTGTATCTGGTCGTTCAGATTATCAACTATTGGTTCATTCCAAGTGTGCTTTTCCTGGTGAAAGATACTGCACTTGGAAAGACAGAAAACCTGGA AATATACCACTTTTTGTAGATTCAGAGGATGAGCAAGGTAGTGATGAGGTTCTGCGTAATGAGCCTATCTGTCTAGATTCAGATGATGATCTCGGAAATAAATGTGTGTCATCAATTTCTTCCTCAGATTCTGCAGGAGATGAAG GTTCATGTGAAGAGCAGCCACTGAATCATGACAGT GAAGCAGCTGTCATTGTTAAACCTGATTGCATTATCTGGGGGCATATGCACTCTACTACTTCTCAGTTGACATTTTCTAGCAGATCCATTAAGCTAGAAGGGTCAACTCTTTTTGGAACAAAGAGATCTTTTCATTTTAACTGGTCGATTAATCATCTTGTAAAAATCAGTTCGCTCTGGTGTAGAGAA gTTGAAACTGCTATATTGGACCTCTATGTAAAATGTGAGGATGAAAATGCAGCTGAAATTGACAGCAGATTTCCAG GCATTGTGAAGTTAAAATTTGCTGTCAATGACCCTCAGTGGTCTGAGAAACAACAAACAATTGAATCTCTGGATGTGATATACAAGGCTTCTTGGTGTACTGTTGTAGA TATTGATCCTCTGCAGAATGAATTTCCTTGTCTTGAGCAGAAGTCGATGTCTTTTTCAAGGGATTGTTTTCCTAA TGACTTCTTTGAAGATATTATCTATCCACAAGGGGATCCAGATGCCGTTTTAATTAGCAAAAAAGATATTGACCTATTGCAGCCAGCTACTTTCATCAATGACACTATTATCGACTTTTATGTCAA ATACCTTGAGCAGAAGATTGAACCAGAAGAGAAGCATAGATTCCATTTTTTCAACAGTTTTTTCTTTAGAAAGCTGGCTGATCTAGACAAAGACCGATCTACAGCTTGTGAAGGAAGAGCAGCGTTTCAACGTGTTCATAAGTGGACAAGAAAAGTGAATCTATTTGAAAAAGATTACTTATTTATTCCTGTAAACTTCAG TCTACATTGGAGTTTGATTGTTGTCTGTCACCCTGGCGAAGCGGCTTACTATAAAG GTGAAGTGGTGGATAAGTCATCCAAAGTTCCATGTATTTTACACATGGACTCTATCAGAGGAATCCATAGAGGCCTCAAGAATCTTTTCCAAAC tTACTTGTTGGAAGAGTGGAGAGAGAGGCACGTTGAGCTATCTGAAGAAGTTCCAACcaattttttgaacttaccaTTTATCAGTCTGaag CTGCCACAGCAGGAAAACTCATTTGATTGTGGTCTTTTCCTCCTTTATTATGTGGAACGCTTTCTGCAGCAAGCTCCAGTAAACTTCAATCCTAACACTGAAGCTTCTAACTTT CTCAACAAGGAATGGTTCCATCCTGCAGAAGCTTCTAGCAGACGTGATTACATCAAAAAACTAATCTACAAAGTTTCCAATGACAATGCTCATAAAAATTCTGCAGTTGCCAATGAACCTCAATATTCTTCACATTATATGGTTGAGGGAGAAGTTAGTGATGAATCTCTTCTGGAAACGTGTGATGGGAAAGAAGCATGCAGGGGTGGTTACTCTGCTCCACATGCTGATGAAGAGACTCCTGAAACATCACAGGCAGCAAATCCTATGGAATATCTGCAGCCTTTAGGTCGACCAAATTTTATTCGTGGGGATATTTTGGGTGAAGGACATACAGCAGGGTCTGTTGCAAAGCAAACTCATCAATTTCATGGGAAATCAGAACCACATGATCAGATCTGCAATAACATGTCACCGATAGAG GAAGAGGAAGCACCTTGGGAGCAAACAGCATCAGTGGACAGGCAAGCAGTTGCCAGTGTCAAGCAAATTTCTATGCATCTTGATTACGAGGATGTGGAAATTTTGGATGTCAAGTCCCTAAATTCATTAGAGATGCAGGACGAAGAAGCTGTTGTCCCGAGGGTGCTACATGTTCTAGATTCTGAAGCTAGGGACAAAAAGAATGATACTTCTTCAATGTCAAGAGAGGAACTTGATTGCTGTGTTGTTGAAGATTCTGTGGAGGAAAATGGGAGGTTTGATACCAATGATAACGAAAATCCTCTTTCCTGTGAAGCCACAACTGTGGCCTTTTACGATCTGGAGGTAGAATCTCCCAGTAATACAAACATCAAAGCTAATCCCAGCAAGGCGGTTGCTGCATCAGAAGAAGAGCGGGACATAGAAAGTGTGAATGTTCTTACGAGTAGTTATAGAAGACGCGGAAGAATTCTGTCAAAATATTCACATTGTTGA
- the LOC140035170 gene encoding probable ubiquitin-like-specific protease 2B isoform X4: protein MVYPDSITRKFQEAAVIVKPDCIIWGHMHSTTSQLTFSSRSIKLEGSTLFGTKRSFHFNWSINHLVKISSLWCREVETAILDLYVKCEDENAAEIDSRFPGIVKLKFAVNDPQWSEKQQTIESLDVIYKASWCTVVDIDPLQNEFPCLEQKSMSFSRDCFPNDFFEDIIYPQGDPDAVLISKKDIDLLQPATFINDTIIDFYVKYLEQKIEPEEKHRFHFFNSFFFRKLADLDKDRSTACEGRAAFQRVHKWTRKVNLFEKDYLFIPVNFSLHWSLIVVCHPGEAAYYKGEVVDKSSKVPCILHMDSIRGIHRGLKNLFQTYLLEEWRERHVELSEEVPTNFLNLPFISLKLPQQENSFDCGLFLLYYVERFLQQAPVNFNPNTEASNFLNKEWFHPAEASSRRDYIKKLIYKVSNDNAHKNSAVANEPQYSSHYMVEGEVSDESLLETCDGKEACRGGYSAPHADEETPETSQAANPMEYLQPLGRPNFIRGDILGEGHTAGSVAKQTHQFHGKSEPHDQICNNMSPIEEEEAPWEQTASVDRQAVASVKQISMHLDYEDVEILDVKSLNSLEMQDEEAVVPRVLHVLDSEARDKKNDTSSMSREELDCCVVEDSVEENGRFDTNDNENPLSCEATTVAFYDLEVESPSNTNIKANPSKAVAASEEERDIESVNVLTSSYRRRGRILSKYSHC, encoded by the exons ATGGTTTATCCTGATTCTATTACACGTAAATTTCAG GAAGCAGCTGTCATTGTTAAACCTGATTGCATTATCTGGGGGCATATGCACTCTACTACTTCTCAGTTGACATTTTCTAGCAGATCCATTAAGCTAGAAGGGTCAACTCTTTTTGGAACAAAGAGATCTTTTCATTTTAACTGGTCGATTAATCATCTTGTAAAAATCAGTTCGCTCTGGTGTAGAGAA gTTGAAACTGCTATATTGGACCTCTATGTAAAATGTGAGGATGAAAATGCAGCTGAAATTGACAGCAGATTTCCAG GCATTGTGAAGTTAAAATTTGCTGTCAATGACCCTCAGTGGTCTGAGAAACAACAAACAATTGAATCTCTGGATGTGATATACAAGGCTTCTTGGTGTACTGTTGTAGA TATTGATCCTCTGCAGAATGAATTTCCTTGTCTTGAGCAGAAGTCGATGTCTTTTTCAAGGGATTGTTTTCCTAA TGACTTCTTTGAAGATATTATCTATCCACAAGGGGATCCAGATGCCGTTTTAATTAGCAAAAAAGATATTGACCTATTGCAGCCAGCTACTTTCATCAATGACACTATTATCGACTTTTATGTCAA ATACCTTGAGCAGAAGATTGAACCAGAAGAGAAGCATAGATTCCATTTTTTCAACAGTTTTTTCTTTAGAAAGCTGGCTGATCTAGACAAAGACCGATCTACAGCTTGTGAAGGAAGAGCAGCGTTTCAACGTGTTCATAAGTGGACAAGAAAAGTGAATCTATTTGAAAAAGATTACTTATTTATTCCTGTAAACTTCAG TCTACATTGGAGTTTGATTGTTGTCTGTCACCCTGGCGAAGCGGCTTACTATAAAG GTGAAGTGGTGGATAAGTCATCCAAAGTTCCATGTATTTTACACATGGACTCTATCAGAGGAATCCATAGAGGCCTCAAGAATCTTTTCCAAAC tTACTTGTTGGAAGAGTGGAGAGAGAGGCACGTTGAGCTATCTGAAGAAGTTCCAACcaattttttgaacttaccaTTTATCAGTCTGaag CTGCCACAGCAGGAAAACTCATTTGATTGTGGTCTTTTCCTCCTTTATTATGTGGAACGCTTTCTGCAGCAAGCTCCAGTAAACTTCAATCCTAACACTGAAGCTTCTAACTTT CTCAACAAGGAATGGTTCCATCCTGCAGAAGCTTCTAGCAGACGTGATTACATCAAAAAACTAATCTACAAAGTTTCCAATGACAATGCTCATAAAAATTCTGCAGTTGCCAATGAACCTCAATATTCTTCACATTATATGGTTGAGGGAGAAGTTAGTGATGAATCTCTTCTGGAAACGTGTGATGGGAAAGAAGCATGCAGGGGTGGTTACTCTGCTCCACATGCTGATGAAGAGACTCCTGAAACATCACAGGCAGCAAATCCTATGGAATATCTGCAGCCTTTAGGTCGACCAAATTTTATTCGTGGGGATATTTTGGGTGAAGGACATACAGCAGGGTCTGTTGCAAAGCAAACTCATCAATTTCATGGGAAATCAGAACCACATGATCAGATCTGCAATAACATGTCACCGATAGAG GAAGAGGAAGCACCTTGGGAGCAAACAGCATCAGTGGACAGGCAAGCAGTTGCCAGTGTCAAGCAAATTTCTATGCATCTTGATTACGAGGATGTGGAAATTTTGGATGTCAAGTCCCTAAATTCATTAGAGATGCAGGACGAAGAAGCTGTTGTCCCGAGGGTGCTACATGTTCTAGATTCTGAAGCTAGGGACAAAAAGAATGATACTTCTTCAATGTCAAGAGAGGAACTTGATTGCTGTGTTGTTGAAGATTCTGTGGAGGAAAATGGGAGGTTTGATACCAATGATAACGAAAATCCTCTTTCCTGTGAAGCCACAACTGTGGCCTTTTACGATCTGGAGGTAGAATCTCCCAGTAATACAAACATCAAAGCTAATCCCAGCAAGGCGGTTGCTGCATCAGAAGAAGAGCGGGACATAGAAAGTGTGAATGTTCTTACGAGTAGTTATAGAAGACGCGGAAGAATTCTGTCAAAATATTCACATTGTTGA
- the LOC140035170 gene encoding probable ubiquitin-like-specific protease 2A isoform X1: protein MVKPSKSSSNKSNNNSINKNKLSVYDFDCEDHQVEKDSQKILSKFKTKIPNSNQNKFSYSPVDKHCFLRSFTQGTKTIEENFEIKPVDIDSCFDAMGERICKVDTSVSGRSDYQLLVHSKCAFPGERYCTWKDRKPGNIPLFVDSEDEQGSDEVLRNEPICLDSDDDLGNKCVSSISSSDSAGDEGSCEEQPLNHDSEAAVIVKPDCIIWGHMHSTTSQLTFSSRSIKLEGSTLFGTKRSFHFNWSINHLVKISSLWCREVETAILDLYVKCEDENAAEIDSRFPGIVKLKFAVNDPQWSEKQQTIESLDVIYKASWCTVVDIDPLQNEFPCLEQKSMSFSRDCFPNDFFEDIIYPQGDPDAVLISKKDIDLLQPATFINDTIIDFYVKYLEQKIEPEEKHRFHFFNSFFFRKLADLDKDRSTACEGRAAFQRVHKWTRKVNLFEKDYLFIPVNFSLHWSLIVVCHPGEAAYYKGEVVDKSSKVPCILHMDSIRGIHRGLKNLFQTYLLEEWRERHVELSEEVPTNFLNLPFISLKLPQQENSFDCGLFLLYYVERFLQQAPVNFNPNTEASNFLNKEWFHPAEASSRRDYIKKLIYKVSNDNAHKNSAVANEPQYSSHYMVEGEVSDESLLETCDGKEACRGGYSAPHADEETPETSQAANPMEYLQPLGRPNFIRGDILGEGHTAGSVAKQTHQFHGKSEPHDQICNNMSPIEEEEAPWEQTASVDRQAVASVKQISMHLDYEDVEILDVKSLNSLEMQDEEAVVPRVLHVLDSEARDKKNDTSSMSREELDCCVVEDSVEENGRFDTNDNENPLSCEATTVAFYDLEVESPSNTNIKANPSKAVAASEEERDIESVNVLTSSYRRRGRILSKYSHC, encoded by the exons ATGGTGAAGCCGAGCAAGAGCAGCAGCAACAAAAGCAACAACAATTCAATCAACAAGAATAAATTATCGGTCTATGATTTCGACTGCGAAGACCATCAGGTCGAGAAGGATTCCCAAAAAATTctgtcaaaattcaaaacaaaaatccCTAACTCCAACCAAAATAAATTCTCCTATTCTCCTGTCGATAAACACTGCTTCCTCCGATCCT TTACCCAAGGAACTAAGACTATTGAAGAGAATTTTGAAATTAAGCCGGTGGATATTGACAGTTGCTTTGATGCCATGGGAGAGAGAATTTGTAAGGTGGATACATCTGTATCTGGTCGTTCAGATTATCAACTATTGGTTCATTCCAAGTGTGCTTTTCCTGGTGAAAGATACTGCACTTGGAAAGACAGAAAACCTGGA AATATACCACTTTTTGTAGATTCAGAGGATGAGCAAGGTAGTGATGAGGTTCTGCGTAATGAGCCTATCTGTCTAGATTCAGATGATGATCTCGGAAATAAATGTGTGTCATCAATTTCTTCCTCAGATTCTGCAGGAGATGAAG GTTCATGTGAAGAGCAGCCACTGAATCATGACAGT GAAGCAGCTGTCATTGTTAAACCTGATTGCATTATCTGGGGGCATATGCACTCTACTACTTCTCAGTTGACATTTTCTAGCAGATCCATTAAGCTAGAAGGGTCAACTCTTTTTGGAACAAAGAGATCTTTTCATTTTAACTGGTCGATTAATCATCTTGTAAAAATCAGTTCGCTCTGGTGTAGAGAA gTTGAAACTGCTATATTGGACCTCTATGTAAAATGTGAGGATGAAAATGCAGCTGAAATTGACAGCAGATTTCCAG GCATTGTGAAGTTAAAATTTGCTGTCAATGACCCTCAGTGGTCTGAGAAACAACAAACAATTGAATCTCTGGATGTGATATACAAGGCTTCTTGGTGTACTGTTGTAGA TATTGATCCTCTGCAGAATGAATTTCCTTGTCTTGAGCAGAAGTCGATGTCTTTTTCAAGGGATTGTTTTCCTAA TGACTTCTTTGAAGATATTATCTATCCACAAGGGGATCCAGATGCCGTTTTAATTAGCAAAAAAGATATTGACCTATTGCAGCCAGCTACTTTCATCAATGACACTATTATCGACTTTTATGTCAA ATACCTTGAGCAGAAGATTGAACCAGAAGAGAAGCATAGATTCCATTTTTTCAACAGTTTTTTCTTTAGAAAGCTGGCTGATCTAGACAAAGACCGATCTACAGCTTGTGAAGGAAGAGCAGCGTTTCAACGTGTTCATAAGTGGACAAGAAAAGTGAATCTATTTGAAAAAGATTACTTATTTATTCCTGTAAACTTCAG TCTACATTGGAGTTTGATTGTTGTCTGTCACCCTGGCGAAGCGGCTTACTATAAAG GTGAAGTGGTGGATAAGTCATCCAAAGTTCCATGTATTTTACACATGGACTCTATCAGAGGAATCCATAGAGGCCTCAAGAATCTTTTCCAAAC tTACTTGTTGGAAGAGTGGAGAGAGAGGCACGTTGAGCTATCTGAAGAAGTTCCAACcaattttttgaacttaccaTTTATCAGTCTGaag CTGCCACAGCAGGAAAACTCATTTGATTGTGGTCTTTTCCTCCTTTATTATGTGGAACGCTTTCTGCAGCAAGCTCCAGTAAACTTCAATCCTAACACTGAAGCTTCTAACTTT CTCAACAAGGAATGGTTCCATCCTGCAGAAGCTTCTAGCAGACGTGATTACATCAAAAAACTAATCTACAAAGTTTCCAATGACAATGCTCATAAAAATTCTGCAGTTGCCAATGAACCTCAATATTCTTCACATTATATGGTTGAGGGAGAAGTTAGTGATGAATCTCTTCTGGAAACGTGTGATGGGAAAGAAGCATGCAGGGGTGGTTACTCTGCTCCACATGCTGATGAAGAGACTCCTGAAACATCACAGGCAGCAAATCCTATGGAATATCTGCAGCCTTTAGGTCGACCAAATTTTATTCGTGGGGATATTTTGGGTGAAGGACATACAGCAGGGTCTGTTGCAAAGCAAACTCATCAATTTCATGGGAAATCAGAACCACATGATCAGATCTGCAATAACATGTCACCGATAGAG GAAGAGGAAGCACCTTGGGAGCAAACAGCATCAGTGGACAGGCAAGCAGTTGCCAGTGTCAAGCAAATTTCTATGCATCTTGATTACGAGGATGTGGAAATTTTGGATGTCAAGTCCCTAAATTCATTAGAGATGCAGGACGAAGAAGCTGTTGTCCCGAGGGTGCTACATGTTCTAGATTCTGAAGCTAGGGACAAAAAGAATGATACTTCTTCAATGTCAAGAGAGGAACTTGATTGCTGTGTTGTTGAAGATTCTGTGGAGGAAAATGGGAGGTTTGATACCAATGATAACGAAAATCCTCTTTCCTGTGAAGCCACAACTGTGGCCTTTTACGATCTGGAGGTAGAATCTCCCAGTAATACAAACATCAAAGCTAATCCCAGCAAGGCGGTTGCTGCATCAGAAGAAGAGCGGGACATAGAAAGTGTGAATGTTCTTACGAGTAGTTATAGAAGACGCGGAAGAATTCTGTCAAAATATTCACATTGTTGA